The Elgaria multicarinata webbii isolate HBS135686 ecotype San Diego chromosome 1, rElgMul1.1.pri, whole genome shotgun sequence genome has a window encoding:
- the CCNDBP1 gene encoding cyclin-D1-binding protein 1: protein MAAPDPAGASVLRGLRERLGAALSDLRGGEAREGGGGFEPGRFWDALAQASKAVSQEATKLSLAFSRPPPPTLEEHERLAGGVHGAVLAAASLYYQLPKGQGTTLRKAVRDATVEVVEGMIQLTEVVLRTPQQSLSQEQLISTGGVWEACDRVPCLPRDNQAAAALAISSCLGVVRDALEEMEQAQAEGGDPYGDVLEDEDLGSRGNQDVYWSEADRQLLGPCLGLVKAAKACLKKLLGAVRAHGKVDTAEQVAQLDDLADLAGDVSPSVDELVLSTYPPVNQLALRLNAAKLASVLKKMLEITRASHACPPSEESWVQFLDGAVNHNMDKIKGFTQRLL, encoded by the exons atggcggctcCGGACCCGGCTGGGGCGTCGGTGCTGCGGGGTCTGCGGGAGCGGCTGGGCGCGGCGCTGTCCGACCTGCGAG GCGGCGAGGCACgagaaggcggcggcggcttcgAGCCGGGACGCTTCTGGGACGCCCTCG CACAGGCATCCAAGGCCGTCTCCCAGGAAGCCACGAAGCTGAGCCTGGCCTTCTccaggccgccgccgccgacTCTAGAG GAGCACGAACGGCTGGCGGGAGGAGTCCACGGCGCGGTGCTGGCGGCTGCCTCGCTGTATTATCAGCTCCCCAAAGGtcaag GGACCACCCTGCGCAAAGCCGTGCGGGACGCCACGGTCGAAGTGGTGGAGGGCATGATCCAGCTTACAGAGGTGGTCCTTCGCACCCCGCAGCAGAG CCTATCTCAGGAGCAGCTCATCTCAACCGGAGGCGTGTGGGAGGCGTGTGACCGAGTCCCTTGCCTGCCGCGAG ATAACCAGGCGGCGGCTGCTTTGGCCATTTCCTCCTGCCTGGGGGTCGTCAGAGATGCGCTGGAGGAGATGGAACAG GCGCAAGCGGAAGGGGGCGACCCCTACGGCGACGTGCTCGAGGACGAAGACTTGGGCTCCCGGGGAAACCAGGACGTCTACTGGTCGGAGGCTGACCGGCAGCTGCTGGGCCCTTGCCTGGGCCTGGTGAAGGCTGCTAAAGCTTGCCTGAAGAAGCTGCTGGGGGCGGTGAGAGCCCACGGCAAGGTGGACACGGCGGAGCAGGTGGCTCAGCTGGACGACCTCGCCGACCTCGCTGGGGATGTCAGCCCAAg CGTGGATGAGTTGGTGCTGAGCACCTACCCCCCTGTGAACCAGCTGGCTCTGCGGCTGAAC GCCGCAAAGCTGGCTTCCGTGTTGAAGAAGATGCTGGAAATCACCCG GGCCAGCCACGCCTGTCCTCCGTCGGAAGAGAGCTGGGTGCAGTTCCTGGACGGGGCAGTCAACCACAACATGGACAAGATCAAGGGCTTCACCCAGCGGCTGCTTTGA